One window from the genome of Pseudonocardia hierapolitana encodes:
- a CDS encoding FAD-binding oxidoreductase, which produces MPLISTVTSGASGIDELRFRLQGGVHEPGDAYYEDTCTLFNAMIDRRPRWVAECVAVEDVVAALAFARDHDLPIAVRAGGHSVAGLSLCDDGLVLDVRGMVDIEVDADRRVVRVGGGAVWADVDRATQAHGLATTGGRVSTTGVAGLTLGGGSGWLERKHGLACDNLLAAELVSWDGRIVRVSTDKNPELLWALRGGGGSFGVVTALELALHPLGPEVFAGVALFDTARAHEVLSTFRDTMNHAPDELSLSCAFITAPEDDDVPTRLWGRPAVAILGMWAGAVDEGARALAPIRGLGPDADFFGPTGYADFQSSVDDPPGYRNYWTAENVVDLPDEAIDALVRRAAELPAGPSQLFIVAWGGAVAGIGTEHSPLAGRDAGFIVHPLLLWEDPSDDERNRALARAFRTDLRPWSTGVTYPNFLGDEGSQRMRAAYGTSTERLAAVKADWDPHGVFRTHQNIQ; this is translated from the coding sequence ATGCCACTGATCAGCACAGTCACTTCCGGCGCGTCCGGTATCGATGAGCTCCGCTTCCGCCTGCAGGGTGGTGTGCACGAGCCCGGCGACGCGTACTACGAGGACACCTGCACGCTGTTCAACGCCATGATCGACCGCAGGCCACGGTGGGTGGCCGAGTGTGTGGCTGTGGAAGACGTGGTGGCGGCGCTGGCCTTCGCCCGGGACCACGACCTGCCGATCGCCGTCCGCGCCGGCGGGCACTCGGTTGCCGGCCTGTCGTTGTGCGACGACGGCCTGGTGCTCGACGTGCGCGGCATGGTCGACATCGAGGTCGACGCAGACCGTCGCGTCGTGCGCGTCGGCGGCGGCGCCGTCTGGGCGGACGTCGACCGCGCGACGCAGGCCCATGGGCTGGCGACCACCGGCGGACGCGTCTCGACGACCGGCGTGGCCGGGCTGACGCTCGGCGGCGGCTCGGGCTGGCTCGAACGCAAGCACGGGCTGGCCTGCGACAACCTGCTCGCCGCCGAGCTGGTCAGCTGGGACGGCCGGATCGTCCGCGTATCCACCGATAAGAACCCGGAACTGCTGTGGGCGCTGCGCGGCGGCGGTGGGAGCTTCGGCGTCGTCACCGCACTCGAGCTGGCGCTGCACCCGCTCGGGCCGGAGGTCTTCGCCGGCGTGGCCCTGTTCGACACGGCCCGCGCCCACGAGGTGCTGAGCACCTTCCGCGACACCATGAACCACGCCCCCGACGAGCTCTCGCTGTCCTGCGCCTTCATCACCGCGCCTGAGGACGACGACGTACCCACCCGGCTGTGGGGCCGCCCAGCGGTCGCCATCCTGGGCATGTGGGCCGGCGCCGTCGACGAAGGAGCGCGGGCGCTCGCGCCGATCCGGGGACTCGGCCCCGATGCCGACTTCTTCGGCCCGACCGGATACGCCGACTTCCAGAGTTCGGTCGACGACCCGCCCGGATACCGCAACTACTGGACCGCCGAGAACGTCGTCGACCTGCCCGACGAGGCGATCGACGCGCTCGTCCGGCGCGCGGCCGAGCTGCCGGCCGGCCCCTCGCAGCTGTTCATCGTGGCCTGGGGCGGGGCGGTCGCCGGCATCGGCACGGAGCACTCACCGCTGGCCGGCCGCGACGCGGGGTTCATCGTCCACCCCCTGCTGCTGTGGGAGGACCCGTCCGACGACGAGCGCAACCGGGCCCTCGCCCGCGCGTTCCGCACCGATCTGCGTCCCTGGTCGACCGGGGTGACCTATCCGAACTTCCTCGGCGACGAAGGCAGCCAGCGGATGCGCGCCGCCTACGGCACCAGCACCGAGCGGCTGGCCGCTGTGAAGGCCGATTGGGATCCGCACGGCGTCTTCCGCACCCACCAAAACATCCAGTAG
- a CDS encoding LuxR family transcriptional regulator: MNVAAGQEASLAAGRAALACAAWAQARARFEEAVAAGDVAEGWEGLSRAAWWQGDQEATLHARERAYRAYRGAGDVCAAARMAMWLASDHLDFRGDDAVAAAWLRRGRALVGDRGPCVELGFIVVLEADIALLAACDPVRAERLAREALEVVRGLSDVGVEVVALAVLGSALVASGQIEEGLRRLDESAALAVGEEFSEIAAPGWALCHTVSACAEVGDFGRAAQWCRALHSWSETWQARHFFGVCRTAYGEVLATGGDWSSAEQELLSAMEDLRLTRPALTAPTAVRLGRLRARQGELVEARLLFESALPLPQAILALGELELTGGDATAAADAADRVLRRLGDANVLDRLPAFELLARARATAGDGVGAAAAADQVEAQAGRLATPYMRGRGRLVRAEVMLAVGDHDGTRRAAEDAVDLFAACSAPFETAQARMLQSQALEALGRPERAEAQARAAREAFALLGARGPARRGTTEELSPREVDILRLVGRGLGDAQIAQRLFLSPHTVHRHIANIRTKLRVRSRAAAVAYATRHSLL; encoded by the coding sequence GTGAATGTGGCGGCGGGACAAGAGGCTTCGTTGGCGGCGGGTCGCGCCGCGTTGGCGTGCGCGGCCTGGGCGCAGGCGCGGGCGCGTTTCGAGGAGGCGGTCGCCGCGGGGGATGTGGCCGAGGGGTGGGAGGGGCTGAGCCGGGCAGCCTGGTGGCAGGGCGACCAGGAGGCGACGTTGCACGCGCGCGAACGCGCCTACCGCGCATACCGCGGCGCCGGTGATGTGTGCGCTGCCGCGCGGATGGCGATGTGGCTGGCGTCGGACCACCTCGATTTCCGGGGCGACGACGCGGTCGCCGCGGCGTGGCTGCGGCGTGGCCGGGCGCTGGTGGGCGATCGTGGGCCGTGCGTCGAGCTGGGCTTCATCGTCGTGCTCGAGGCGGATATTGCGCTGCTGGCGGCCTGCGATCCGGTGAGGGCCGAGCGCCTGGCGCGGGAAGCGCTGGAGGTGGTGCGCGGCCTGTCGGATGTCGGGGTCGAGGTGGTCGCGCTGGCCGTGTTGGGCAGCGCGCTCGTTGCGTCCGGCCAGATCGAGGAGGGCTTGCGCCGGCTGGACGAGTCGGCGGCGTTGGCGGTCGGCGAGGAGTTCTCCGAGATCGCGGCCCCGGGATGGGCGCTGTGCCACACGGTGTCGGCGTGTGCGGAGGTGGGTGATTTCGGGCGCGCCGCGCAGTGGTGCCGGGCGCTGCACTCCTGGTCGGAGACCTGGCAGGCGCGGCATTTCTTCGGTGTGTGTCGCACGGCCTACGGCGAGGTGCTCGCGACCGGCGGTGACTGGTCATCGGCTGAGCAGGAGCTGCTCAGTGCGATGGAGGATCTGCGCTTGACGCGGCCGGCTCTCACCGCGCCGACCGCGGTCCGGTTGGGCAGGCTGCGCGCTCGGCAGGGTGAGCTGGTCGAGGCGCGGTTGCTGTTCGAGTCGGCGCTGCCGCTGCCGCAGGCCATCCTGGCGCTCGGCGAGTTGGAGCTGACCGGCGGAGACGCGACTGCGGCAGCGGACGCGGCGGACCGGGTGCTGCGGCGGTTGGGGGATGCGAACGTCCTGGACCGGCTGCCGGCGTTCGAGCTGCTCGCGCGCGCTCGTGCCACCGCGGGTGATGGGGTCGGCGCCGCTGCGGCGGCCGATCAGGTGGAGGCGCAGGCGGGGCGGTTGGCGACGCCGTACATGCGTGGGCGGGGTCGTCTGGTGCGCGCGGAGGTGATGTTGGCGGTCGGTGATCACGATGGCACGCGTCGGGCCGCCGAGGACGCCGTCGACCTGTTTGCCGCCTGCTCGGCGCCCTTCGAGACCGCCCAGGCGCGGATGCTGCAGTCTCAGGCGCTCGAGGCGCTCGGGCGGCCTGAGCGGGCCGAGGCACAGGCGCGCGCCGCGCGTGAGGCGTTCGCGCTCCTTGGTGCGCGCGGGCCGGCACGCCGGGGCACGACGGAGGAGCTGAGTCCGCGCGAGGTCGACATCCTGCGGCTGGTGGGGCGCGGGCTGGGCGACGCCCAGATCGCCCAACGGTTGTTCTTGAGCCCGCACACCGTGCACCGCCACATCGCGAACATCCGCACGAAGCTACGGGTGCGGTCGCGGGCGGCGGCAGTGGCCTACGCCACCCGCCACAGCCTGCTCTGA
- a CDS encoding class I SAM-dependent methyltransferase: MDHDKLMEFLGRFTADLGATGSAGLAVIGNRLGLYRALAQGPATPGVLAERTGCHERYLTEWLNNQAAGGYVSYDLATGEFFLSDEQAFCLADPSGPNISAAFLIALGYLRAEPRITEAFRTGAGLAWHEHHEDVFVGCDAFYRPGYVAELVPSWIPALDGVAEKLAAGARVADLGCGLGSSSVLIAQAYPNTKVIGSDYHAESIERARKKAADAGVADQVEFEVATAQTFSGTGYDLVTMFDALHDMGDPVNAARRVHDALAPDGTWLLVEPNASDTVEENFNPVGRLYYAGSTFLCVPNGLSQPGGYALGAQAGEAAIREVASKAGFTRFRRVAESPFNVVYEIRR, encoded by the coding sequence GTGGATCACGACAAGTTGATGGAGTTCCTCGGCCGCTTCACCGCTGACCTGGGCGCGACCGGCTCCGCCGGCCTCGCGGTCATCGGCAACCGGCTCGGGCTGTACCGAGCACTCGCGCAGGGCCCGGCGACCCCGGGCGTGCTCGCCGAGCGCACCGGCTGCCACGAGCGCTACCTCACCGAGTGGCTGAACAACCAGGCCGCCGGTGGTTACGTCAGTTACGACCTCGCGACCGGTGAGTTCTTCCTGTCCGACGAGCAGGCGTTCTGCCTCGCCGACCCGAGCGGGCCGAACATCTCGGCCGCCTTCCTCATCGCGCTCGGCTACCTGCGCGCCGAGCCGCGCATCACCGAGGCGTTCCGCACCGGCGCCGGCCTCGCGTGGCACGAGCACCATGAGGACGTCTTCGTCGGGTGCGACGCCTTCTACCGGCCGGGTTACGTCGCTGAACTGGTACCGAGCTGGATTCCGGCACTGGATGGCGTGGCGGAGAAGCTCGCGGCCGGCGCCCGGGTGGCCGACCTCGGCTGCGGCCTGGGTTCCTCCTCGGTGCTGATCGCGCAGGCGTATCCGAACACCAAGGTCATCGGCTCGGACTACCACGCCGAGTCGATCGAGCGGGCGCGCAAGAAGGCCGCCGACGCCGGGGTTGCCGACCAGGTCGAATTCGAGGTGGCCACCGCGCAGACCTTCAGCGGGACCGGCTACGACCTCGTCACCATGTTCGACGCCCTGCACGACATGGGCGACCCCGTGAACGCCGCCCGCCGGGTGCACGACGCCCTGGCGCCCGACGGCACCTGGCTGCTGGTCGAGCCGAACGCCTCGGACACCGTGGAGGAGAACTTCAACCCGGTCGGCCGGCTCTACTACGCAGGCTCGACGTTCCTGTGCGTACCCAACGGGCTGTCCCAGCCGGGCGGCTACGCACTGGGCGCGCAGGCCGGCGAGGCAGCGATCCGTGAGGTCGCGTCCAAGGCCGGGTTCACCAGGTTCCGGCGGGTCGCGGAGAGCCCGTTCAACGTGGTGTACGAGATCCGGCGATAG